One stretch of Alcaligenes aquatilis DNA includes these proteins:
- a CDS encoding AAA family ATPase, translated as MDVLPSSASHLAQIYLLGSYRLLVQGQCRAQIINYDKARILLSILALAQGKPISRSRLAETIWHEDPISVGRARLRHALHALRRAFEGCDQALHITNDTLALDPNRAQVDVLSLLQHPSQPALSDLERLNLYQGPLLGQVKLHHGEQLQDWLQDTQHTIRQTLSQCRDRYIQSGLRSLPTPQAISYLKRWLVIWPEEEKLHQELIRLLKQEGQHEAALHAYEQCSVLLADRLGCEPSAQTRNLVDLPVRSASSPVKSLSTKVSLQLRPLAAVGLCLRFEPSHRHARERGGQLLEQSRQTLRHLIEQHGAWPCEAGPNQLIAYFGYPELLESPITQAVVLARVAATLRLDEHITLSIALHADLAMDDQSACPDPWGQLAQVVLPLSWQAAPGAPRISAQAALRLASKDIQPSAGRQNEALWLNLSPSDTDHARLTSRVYGRSQEFDHLVQAWSHIGSNRTLHHIAIHGRAHIGKSLLVQSLADYVQKTAHPCIMLTCREDKRRVAWHPIRLWLHEQIADYITSQNGKQHDPFSVQILQETLEISPKQAQSLHQWLNHGPEEQELNEPSTAHMDLLFNLLSGTGNSPRRRLLIIENVQWADPPTQRLIRLLAHTAPRHPTLLLTTSRKPGHGLERAEHLSLPTLDRSSINSLLSNQRGQRLARDKRSRLVKLSAGNPGHAHELLRCHELNSECNDALCLTDLICTQYHSLLPATRHILTSIALQEEPIAIDELALMLRLEGTTLSGGLDTLATLDLIDVHDKQVSCLPLVSQALKRVAMHEELRQAHYAIAQHGIRRRHAPEQIAWHLCEADSAEAAFWWQRAAREALAQDDLRQASQYLQRCLNRSDLIDDLQVRQTLQFECRMLQGAIESSLYGPASASTAMAYELGHGLHDEHDSDQVMISLWTAWTAFQAQGNFEQALQKARQLLALANETSHDQNRSWALYAIGQHELWKGNVTNAIQTLNLSLAVFDDLKEQNSRQAIAQHFPQSITFGTLSVALALKGNMEAAQQHTHLALQSLRSDTAFSLRAITHLFVMQAHYLMEQLEHCQQVAELSLQELQRSHNPEPWSALSRSYLHYCQVMLHGRETSLQSLLDCVQTAQYGLPISTDGLMCRIARAMIRLGRSNEAMPWLDKAAAQGLRYDTNSLRAELHCVRGDAWMALGENAQALQEWNLAEQHMEKYGLHRYTDWIQTRRQAVQRLKV; from the coding sequence ATGGATGTTTTGCCTTCCTCTGCCTCGCACTTGGCCCAAATTTACCTACTCGGTTCCTACCGACTCCTGGTTCAAGGACAATGCCGCGCACAAATCATTAATTACGATAAAGCGCGTATTTTATTGTCCATACTGGCTTTAGCGCAGGGAAAACCAATCAGCCGCAGCCGTCTGGCCGAAACGATCTGGCATGAAGACCCCATCAGTGTAGGCCGTGCTCGTTTGCGCCACGCGCTGCATGCCTTGCGCCGCGCCTTTGAGGGGTGTGACCAGGCCCTGCACATTACCAACGACACCCTGGCCCTGGACCCCAATCGTGCCCAAGTGGATGTGCTCAGCCTGCTGCAACACCCCAGCCAGCCTGCCCTTAGCGATCTGGAGCGTCTGAATCTGTATCAGGGCCCCTTGCTGGGACAAGTGAAACTGCATCATGGCGAACAGTTGCAAGACTGGTTGCAGGATACACAACACACTATTCGGCAAACCCTGTCTCAATGTCGTGACCGGTATATACAGTCCGGTCTGAGATCTTTGCCCACACCACAAGCAATCAGCTACCTTAAACGCTGGCTTGTGATCTGGCCTGAAGAAGAAAAACTGCACCAAGAACTAATTCGTCTGCTCAAACAAGAGGGCCAGCACGAAGCCGCCCTGCATGCTTACGAACAATGCTCCGTCTTGCTGGCCGACCGTCTGGGCTGCGAGCCCAGCGCCCAGACGCGCAACTTGGTGGATCTGCCCGTGCGCTCGGCGTCCAGCCCGGTCAAATCCTTGTCGACGAAAGTCAGCCTGCAGTTGCGTCCCTTGGCGGCAGTGGGTTTGTGCCTGCGCTTTGAACCCAGCCACCGCCACGCCCGCGAAAGGGGAGGTCAACTGCTGGAGCAAAGCCGCCAGACGTTGCGACATTTGATCGAACAACATGGTGCCTGGCCCTGTGAAGCTGGCCCCAATCAGTTGATCGCTTATTTTGGGTATCCAGAATTGCTGGAGTCACCCATCACTCAGGCGGTCGTATTGGCACGCGTTGCCGCGACCCTGCGCCTTGATGAGCACATTACGCTGAGCATCGCCCTTCATGCCGATCTGGCCATGGACGATCAAAGCGCCTGCCCAGACCCCTGGGGTCAATTGGCACAAGTCGTCTTGCCCTTGAGCTGGCAGGCCGCTCCCGGTGCACCACGCATCAGCGCACAGGCTGCCCTACGTCTGGCCAGCAAAGATATTCAACCCTCTGCAGGTCGCCAAAATGAGGCCCTGTGGCTGAACCTAAGCCCCTCCGACACAGACCACGCGCGTTTGACCAGCCGCGTTTATGGTCGGTCACAAGAGTTCGATCATCTGGTGCAAGCCTGGTCACATATCGGCTCGAATCGCACCTTGCATCACATCGCCATTCATGGTCGCGCGCATATTGGCAAAAGTCTGCTGGTGCAGTCTCTGGCGGACTATGTACAAAAAACCGCCCACCCCTGCATTATGCTCACTTGTCGTGAAGACAAGCGTCGTGTGGCCTGGCACCCGATTCGCCTCTGGCTGCACGAGCAAATTGCCGATTACATCACCTCGCAAAATGGCAAGCAGCACGATCCCTTTTCCGTTCAAATCTTGCAAGAAACGCTGGAAATCAGCCCCAAACAGGCCCAGTCCCTGCACCAATGGTTAAACCATGGCCCTGAAGAACAAGAACTAAACGAGCCATCCACCGCTCACATGGACTTGCTGTTCAACCTGCTCAGTGGCACAGGCAATTCGCCTCGCCGTCGCTTACTGATTATTGAAAACGTGCAATGGGCCGACCCGCCTACACAACGCCTGATCCGCTTGCTGGCACACACGGCCCCCCGTCACCCGACACTATTACTCACGACCAGCCGCAAACCTGGTCACGGTCTGGAGCGTGCCGAGCACCTGAGCTTGCCTACGCTGGATCGCTCCAGCATCAACAGCTTGCTGAGCAATCAGCGCGGCCAGCGACTGGCGCGTGATAAACGCAGCCGCCTGGTTAAGTTAAGTGCGGGCAACCCGGGCCACGCCCATGAGCTGCTGCGCTGCCACGAACTCAATAGCGAATGCAACGATGCCTTGTGCCTGACCGACCTGATCTGTACCCAATACCACAGCCTCTTGCCCGCAACACGCCACATTCTGACCAGCATTGCCTTGCAGGAGGAACCCATCGCCATTGACGAGCTGGCCCTGATGTTGCGTCTGGAGGGCACGACCTTGAGCGGTGGCCTGGATACGCTGGCTACGCTGGATTTGATCGATGTACATGACAAGCAGGTATCCTGTCTTCCCCTGGTGTCCCAGGCACTGAAACGCGTGGCCATGCACGAAGAGTTGCGCCAGGCCCACTACGCCATTGCCCAGCACGGTATACGCCGTCGTCATGCACCCGAGCAAATTGCTTGGCACCTGTGCGAGGCTGACAGCGCGGAGGCCGCATTTTGGTGGCAACGTGCCGCCCGCGAAGCCTTGGCACAAGACGACCTGCGTCAGGCCAGCCAATATCTGCAACGCTGCTTGAACCGCAGCGACCTGATCGACGACCTGCAGGTACGCCAAACCCTGCAGTTTGAATGCCGCATGCTGCAAGGTGCCATTGAATCGTCCCTGTATGGCCCGGCCTCAGCGTCTACCGCCATGGCTTATGAATTGGGGCATGGCTTGCATGACGAGCATGACTCCGATCAGGTCATGATCAGTTTATGGACAGCCTGGACGGCCTTTCAAGCCCAAGGTAATTTTGAACAAGCTTTGCAAAAAGCGCGCCAACTGCTGGCCCTGGCCAATGAAACCAGCCACGATCAAAACCGCAGTTGGGCTTTATATGCAATTGGTCAGCACGAGCTATGGAAGGGAAATGTCACCAATGCCATCCAGACACTGAACCTGAGCCTGGCCGTCTTTGATGACCTGAAGGAACAGAACAGCCGTCAAGCCATTGCCCAGCACTTCCCGCAATCCATTACCTTTGGCACCCTGAGTGTGGCTCTGGCCTTGAAAGGCAATATGGAAGCGGCACAGCAGCACACTCATCTGGCCTTGCAAAGCCTGCGTTCAGACACCGCATTTTCCCTGCGCGCCATCACTCATTTGTTCGTGATGCAGGCCCACTATCTGATGGAACAGCTTGAACACTGTCAGCAAGTGGCCGAGCTGTCCTTGCAAGAGCTACAAAGGTCGCATAACCCCGAGCCATGGTCTGCCCTTAGCCGCTCTTACCTGCACTATTGCCAGGTGATGCTGCATGGTCGGGAAACCAGCCTGCAATCACTACTCGATTGCGTACAGACTGCACAGTACGGGCTGCCCATCAGCACCGATGGCCTGATGTGTCGAATTGCCCGCGCCATGATCCGCCTGGGACGCAGCAATGAGGCCATGCCCTGGCTAGACAAGGCCGCCGCTCAAGGCCTGCGCTATGACACAAACAGTTTGCGTGCCGAGCTGCACTGCGTACGTGGTGATGCCTGGATGGCGCTGGGTGAAAATGCACAAGCCTTGCAGGAATGGAATCTGGCTGAACAACACATGGAAAAATACGGCCTGCACCGCTACACAGACTGGATTCAGACACGCAGACAGGCAGTGCAAAGGCTCAAAGTCTAG
- a CDS encoding GntR family transcriptional regulator — protein MVDPTRSSLRKQSKLPLSLKVKYTLRARLERGEWTMGTRIPTLEELMQEYGVSRATVRAALDELENEGLIERTRGKGTFVIGDVAQDHWLMLPTNWDALIEHLTRLDSVMVELGHGTGALPIEITGQSLPDEYWWTSRVNYADGVAYSLNTVYVLNTLAQTLQPELSQEPVLLVLNRLAREQIHTVRQTLTVRVADADLARHLSMDIGMPVVRVIRLIMNRANQLVYAAQVFYPAKYLSIQTELAPGF, from the coding sequence ATGGTTGATCCCACACGTTCTTCACTGCGCAAACAGTCCAAATTGCCTCTGTCGCTCAAGGTGAAATATACCTTGCGAGCGCGCCTGGAGCGTGGCGAATGGACGATGGGGACGCGTATTCCTACGCTGGAGGAGCTGATGCAGGAATACGGCGTCTCGCGTGCAACTGTGCGGGCGGCGCTGGACGAGCTGGAAAATGAAGGCCTGATTGAACGCACCCGTGGCAAAGGGACCTTTGTCATTGGCGATGTAGCTCAGGATCATTGGCTGATGCTACCCACCAACTGGGACGCTCTGATCGAGCATTTGACGCGTCTGGATTCGGTCATGGTGGAGCTGGGCCACGGGACAGGGGCCTTGCCCATAGAGATTACGGGCCAGTCCTTGCCTGATGAATATTGGTGGACCAGCCGCGTCAATTACGCCGATGGTGTGGCGTACAGCTTGAATACGGTCTACGTGTTAAATACCTTGGCTCAGACACTGCAACCTGAATTGAGCCAGGAACCTGTGCTGCTGGTGTTGAATCGTCTGGCTCGTGAGCAGATTCATACGGTTCGTCAAACACTTACCGTGCGGGTAGCCGATGCCGATCTGGCGCGCCATTTGAGCATGGATATTGGTATGCCGGTCGTGCGGGTGATTCGCCTGATCATGAACCGTGCGAATCAACTGGTTTATGCGGCGCAGGTCTTTTATCCCGCTAAATATCTCAGTATCCAGACTGAACTGGCCCCTGGCTTTTAA
- a CDS encoding MBL fold metallo-hydrolase yields the protein MKITMLGTGAALPDPDRAQSSILVTLDNGKNYLFDCGEGSTRQMVKANINPADVPWVFLSHLHYDHVCGLPFFVLSSWVFNREGRLKVFGPKGTQDFVDHSFENGAFRVDIQARAAYPARQKNMAAVRPEVFEVEPGLMYEDEDVKIYIDVVDHIPTEITDCFGIRMEAEGKVVAFSGDTAPCESMIRLAQDADLLIHECTFPESFLKHREESGVGTFAHTSPLQLGEIACKANVKSLVATHFGHYDSTSPVIKRAAGNHLPVDLMGPERLDEVARDIRKSYKGDLRLATDLMRIDL from the coding sequence GTGAAGATAACCATGCTTGGCACCGGCGCTGCGTTGCCTGATCCGGACCGTGCCCAGTCGTCCATTTTGGTGACGCTGGATAACGGCAAGAATTACCTGTTTGATTGCGGCGAAGGGTCCACGCGTCAGATGGTGAAGGCCAATATCAATCCGGCTGATGTGCCTTGGGTGTTTCTAAGTCACCTGCACTATGACCATGTCTGCGGTTTGCCGTTTTTTGTCTTGTCTAGCTGGGTTTTCAACCGCGAAGGCAGGCTGAAGGTTTTTGGCCCCAAGGGGACTCAGGACTTTGTGGATCATTCTTTCGAGAACGGGGCGTTTCGTGTGGATATTCAAGCTCGGGCAGCTTATCCGGCTCGTCAAAAAAACATGGCTGCCGTACGCCCGGAGGTCTTCGAGGTGGAGCCCGGCCTGATGTACGAGGATGAGGACGTCAAAATCTATATTGATGTGGTGGATCACATTCCTACCGAAATTACGGATTGTTTTGGTATTCGTATGGAGGCCGAGGGCAAAGTGGTGGCGTTCAGTGGCGATACGGCTCCTTGTGAGTCCATGATACGGCTGGCGCAGGATGCCGATTTGCTGATACATGAATGCACCTTTCCCGAGTCTTTCCTGAAGCATCGTGAGGAATCAGGGGTAGGAACGTTTGCGCATACCAGCCCTTTGCAGTTGGGTGAAATCGCTTGTAAAGCCAATGTGAAGAGTTTAGTGGCCACTCATTTTGGGCATTATGACTCCACCAGTCCGGTGATTAAACGTGCGGCGGGTAATCATTTGCCGGTTGATTTAATGGGGCCTGAACGCCTGGACGAAGTAGCTCGGGATATTCGCAAAAGCTACAAAGGCGATTTGCGCTTGGCAACGGATTTGATGCGCATAGACCTGTAA
- a CDS encoding Bug family tripartite tricarboxylate transporter substrate binding protein, translating to MQVIKKTVACLAAALGLATVGPTWADYPEQPVKVVIPYPPGAAGDIIFRILQPELSRELGQTVITDYKTGAGGNIGTQMVARSKPDGYTLLFSATNNFVINQFLYKNMGYDPFKDLYVINKVADAAAFVYVNGELPVKNMAEFRDYVQQRKGQVNYGTPGAGTTPELSAWKLSAVLEGDMLGIHYRGSAPGIQALLSNEVQMFVSSYGLGAAFLPQGRLKALAVALPERFPALPDVPTMEELGYKDVVISNWWALAVPAGTDTEIVAKIEGALEKVLADPEIRKKLLDQGYLLSKVSAEEFRKGLPAEADYWHDIVTRAGISLD from the coding sequence ATGCAAGTAATTAAGAAAACTGTGGCGTGCCTTGCGGCGGCACTTGGCCTGGCGACGGTAGGGCCGACTTGGGCGGATTATCCCGAGCAACCTGTAAAGGTAGTGATTCCTTACCCTCCAGGAGCGGCGGGTGACATTATTTTCCGTATCTTGCAGCCTGAGCTGTCTCGGGAGTTGGGACAGACGGTGATTACGGATTACAAGACTGGCGCAGGTGGCAATATCGGCACGCAAATGGTGGCGCGCTCCAAGCCGGATGGCTACACCTTGCTGTTTTCGGCGACCAATAATTTTGTGATCAATCAGTTCTTGTACAAGAACATGGGCTATGACCCATTCAAGGATTTGTATGTGATCAATAAGGTGGCGGATGCGGCGGCGTTTGTTTATGTGAATGGAGAGTTGCCCGTCAAGAATATGGCTGAATTCAGGGATTATGTGCAGCAGCGCAAAGGGCAAGTGAACTACGGGACGCCGGGGGCAGGCACGACGCCCGAGCTATCGGCCTGGAAGTTGTCTGCGGTTCTGGAAGGCGATATGTTGGGGATTCATTACCGAGGCTCGGCACCGGGGATACAGGCTTTGTTGAGCAATGAAGTGCAGATGTTTGTCAGCAGCTATGGTTTGGGGGCGGCTTTCCTGCCGCAGGGGAGGTTGAAGGCTTTGGCTGTTGCCCTGCCGGAGCGTTTCCCGGCCTTGCCTGATGTCCCCACGATGGAGGAACTGGGCTACAAGGATGTGGTGATCAGCAACTGGTGGGCTTTGGCTGTGCCTGCCGGGACGGATACAGAGATCGTTGCCAAGATTGAAGGGGCTTTGGAAAAAGTGCTGGCTGATCCCGAGATTCGTAAGAAGTTACTGGATCAGGGGTATTTGCTGTCCAAGGTGTCGGCCGAGGAGTTTCGGAAGGGGCTGCCTGCAGAGGCGGATTACTGGCATGACATTGTGACTCGGGCGGGGATCAGCCTGGATTAA
- a CDS encoding Bug family tripartite tricarboxylate transporter substrate binding protein, with product MPIFSLLRNVSICALILPLATPVQSAEVATLVVSSAAGGPLDVLGRMLAREATATTGQTIVVENRAGAAGMIAAEAVGRAKPDGNTLLLTLDTVATANPHIYVNSKFKVGESLDLVSLLGTFDQVLVVPSKTGITTPAEFLERARAKPMNYGSAGMGSPGHLMMSALTQDSGIKLDHIPYRSNSAVVNDMYGERLDSGFLTIAGVLGPIKEGLLTPLATSGGKRNPLLPAVPTLAEAKLPGLENFNESFSYLVFTTKGSPPEKIKAWNDLLSDIVKRPSTAETLRMLDIQAYDSSKVSPAQWVQQRNARWEQIVRDNNIRSDQ from the coding sequence ATGCCCATCTTTTCCTTGCTGCGCAACGTAAGCATTTGTGCGCTGATCTTACCTTTGGCTACGCCAGTCCAAAGTGCCGAGGTGGCCACACTTGTTGTCAGCTCCGCTGCAGGCGGCCCGCTGGATGTCCTGGGTCGCATGTTGGCCCGCGAAGCCACGGCAACCACCGGCCAAACGATTGTGGTAGAGAACCGCGCGGGCGCAGCAGGCATGATTGCAGCCGAGGCGGTGGGCCGGGCCAAACCCGACGGCAATACCTTGTTGCTGACACTGGACACCGTTGCCACGGCCAATCCGCATATTTACGTCAACAGCAAATTCAAGGTTGGGGAGTCTCTGGACCTGGTGTCTTTGCTGGGCACCTTTGACCAGGTTCTGGTGGTTCCCAGCAAGACCGGTATCACAACACCTGCCGAGTTTCTGGAGCGTGCCCGCGCCAAACCCATGAATTACGGCTCTGCCGGCATGGGCTCGCCAGGGCATTTGATGATGTCGGCCTTGACACAAGATAGCGGGATCAAGCTGGATCACATTCCATATCGCAGCAATAGCGCTGTGGTCAATGATATGTATGGCGAGCGTCTGGACAGCGGTTTTCTGACGATTGCCGGTGTTTTGGGGCCGATCAAGGAAGGTTTGCTCACGCCATTGGCGACTTCTGGCGGCAAACGCAATCCTTTATTGCCTGCAGTCCCTACATTGGCCGAAGCAAAGTTACCAGGCCTGGAAAACTTTAACGAGAGCTTCTCGTACCTGGTTTTCACCACCAAGGGTTCGCCTCCAGAGAAAATCAAAGCATGGAACGACTTGCTGAGCGATATCGTGAAACGTCCCTCTACCGCCGAGACTTTGCGGATGCTGGATATTCAAGCCTACGATTCGTCCAAGGTTTCTCCAGCCCAATGGGTGCAGCAGCGTAATGCGCGCTGGGAGCAGATTGTGCGGGATAACAATATTCGCTCTGATCAGTAA
- a CDS encoding sulfatase has protein sequence MSQSVPNFLLIIADQLRADHLACYGNKDIKTPNLDALAARGWSAERFYVATPICMPNRASLMTGRMPSVHGARHNGVPLPLDSTTFVDVLRQAGWRTALVGKAHLQNITDTPPLYPRPDDPPTKGEARPPLPTNDYGQECGQWWRDRADHSVQLPFYGYEHVDLAIDHGDQVWGDYGRWLQNEHPDIDALSGPENAIPTPDYALSRIGQAWRTRVPEEYSTTAWIGERTRAVLDKYALEQQPFFIQCSFPDPHHPYTPHGQYWDMYKPEEVSLPDSFHLGPHPLPAHLQLLHQLRDEGKAIKHTPTLFACSEREAREAIALNYGSITHIDAEIGRILDHLERTGQAENTIVMFMSDHGDFMGDHQLLLKGPVHYQSIIRSPFIWFDPKDAKTQGTSGEVCSTIDVAPTVLERAGQLPYNGIQGRSLLKVMHKEPVKWRQGVLIEEENQRKLFNTPIRTKLRSLVTQQHRLSLYEGGQIGELYDLQADPLEQHNLWNEPDAQTLKTTLLCQLIDTMMAHSETSPLPLAIA, from the coding sequence ATGTCTCAGTCAGTACCCAATTTTTTATTAATCATTGCGGATCAACTCCGTGCGGACCATTTGGCGTGTTACGGCAATAAAGACATAAAAACGCCCAATCTGGATGCCTTGGCCGCCCGTGGTTGGAGTGCTGAGCGATTTTACGTCGCCACGCCGATCTGCATGCCCAACCGTGCCTCCCTGATGACAGGCCGCATGCCTTCTGTACACGGCGCTCGTCACAACGGCGTTCCCCTACCGCTGGACTCCACCACTTTTGTCGATGTACTGCGTCAGGCAGGCTGGCGCACAGCGTTAGTGGGCAAGGCACATCTGCAAAATATAACGGATACCCCCCCGCTCTACCCACGCCCGGATGATCCGCCGACCAAGGGTGAAGCCCGCCCCCCCCTGCCAACCAACGATTACGGCCAGGAATGTGGTCAATGGTGGCGCGATCGCGCCGATCACAGTGTGCAACTCCCCTTTTACGGCTACGAGCACGTGGACCTGGCCATCGACCACGGCGATCAGGTCTGGGGCGACTATGGTCGCTGGCTGCAAAATGAACATCCTGACATTGACGCCCTGTCCGGCCCTGAAAACGCCATCCCAACTCCCGACTACGCGCTAAGCCGCATTGGCCAAGCCTGGCGTACCCGTGTGCCAGAAGAGTACAGCACCACTGCCTGGATTGGTGAGCGCACCCGCGCTGTGCTGGATAAATATGCCCTGGAACAACAGCCTTTCTTCATTCAGTGCTCCTTCCCCGACCCCCATCACCCCTACACGCCGCACGGTCAATACTGGGATATGTACAAGCCTGAAGAAGTCAGCCTGCCCGACTCCTTCCACCTAGGCCCACATCCCCTGCCCGCACACCTGCAATTGCTGCACCAGTTGCGCGATGAAGGCAAAGCGATTAAACACACTCCCACCCTGTTTGCCTGCTCCGAACGCGAAGCCCGCGAGGCGATTGCCTTGAACTACGGTTCCATCACGCATATCGATGCCGAGATCGGGCGCATTCTGGACCATCTGGAGCGCACCGGCCAGGCGGAGAACACCATCGTCATGTTCATGAGTGATCATGGCGACTTCATGGGCGACCATCAACTCCTGTTGAAAGGCCCTGTGCATTACCAAAGCATTATTCGCAGCCCCTTTATCTGGTTTGACCCAAAGGATGCGAAAACTCAAGGCACAAGTGGAGAAGTCTGCTCTACCATTGACGTTGCACCTACGGTGCTGGAGCGCGCAGGGCAGTTGCCCTACAACGGCATTCAGGGTCGCTCCTTACTGAAAGTGATGCACAAAGAGCCTGTGAAATGGCGTCAAGGTGTACTGATCGAGGAAGAAAACCAGCGCAAGCTGTTCAATACGCCTATTCGCACCAAGCTGCGCTCGCTGGTCACACAGCAGCATCGTCTAAGTCTGTACGAGGGCGGTCAAATCGGAGAGCTGTACGATCTGCAAGCCGATCCACTGGAACAACATAATTTGTGGAATGAACCTGACGCGCAAACGTTAAAAACAACGCTTTTGTGTCAATTGATCGACACCATGATGGCTCACAGCGAAACCAGCCCCCTGCCTTTGGCGATAGCGTGA
- a CDS encoding LysR family transcriptional regulator gives MSWSERIRLKHLQVLIRLCEQKSMSDVARQSNMTQPALSKWLKDFEDSIGMPLFERHARGIEPLPAALALVSQAQGVLNRLDRMNATLEQYRQGFRQQFTLGISPMVAAVYLPQLLVYLHERDPQCHIRIQEGTLDVLSRNLEQGELDLVIGRVDEAGRNPAMAYLPLGMVPLGVAACRKHPLARQNEVTWEQTLEYPWILPPKNSPMRRSFELSLDAKGLPYPTCAIESAYAHTNARVAVGSDFLVPMTRSMVPVYPELCILELDWSDPRLHGQLGLLWRPQDSGEPMLEEVISWMSKQPHTV, from the coding sequence ATGAGCTGGAGTGAACGCATTCGCTTAAAGCATCTGCAGGTTTTAATTCGTTTGTGCGAACAGAAAAGCATGAGCGATGTGGCCCGGCAGTCCAATATGACCCAGCCCGCTTTGTCAAAATGGCTCAAGGACTTTGAAGACAGTATCGGTATGCCTTTATTCGAGCGCCATGCCCGTGGTATTGAGCCTTTGCCGGCGGCCTTGGCGCTGGTCTCCCAGGCCCAAGGGGTGCTCAATCGCCTTGACCGCATGAACGCGACGCTGGAGCAATACAGGCAGGGATTTCGCCAGCAATTTACCTTGGGTATATCGCCTATGGTGGCCGCGGTTTATTTGCCGCAACTGCTGGTGTATCTGCACGAGCGCGATCCGCAGTGCCATATCCGGATTCAGGAAGGTACGCTGGATGTGTTAAGCCGCAATCTGGAGCAGGGTGAGCTGGATCTGGTCATTGGCCGTGTGGACGAAGCAGGTCGCAACCCGGCGATGGCGTATTTGCCGTTGGGGATGGTGCCTTTGGGGGTGGCCGCTTGCCGCAAGCACCCTTTGGCCCGGCAAAATGAAGTGACCTGGGAGCAGACGCTGGAGTATCCCTGGATATTGCCCCCCAAAAACAGTCCCATGCGGCGCAGTTTCGAGCTGAGCCTGGATGCCAAAGGCCTGCCGTATCCCACTTGTGCGATCGAGTCTGCCTACGCGCATACCAATGCGCGTGTAGCCGTGGGCAGTGATTTCTTAGTGCCCATGACGCGCAGCATGGTGCCGGTCTACCCGGAGCTGTGTATCTTGGAGCTGGACTGGAGCGACCCGCGTTTGCATGGTCAGCTCGGTTTGTTGTGGCGCCCCCAGGATTCGGGTGAACCGATGTTGGAGGAGGTCATTAGCTGGATGAGCAAGCAGCCTCACACGGTGTGA
- a CDS encoding GGDEF domain-containing protein, giving the protein MGTVLEGWKNLQAISISSVRDTLSGKYHSRDFIHARMEYLRSRVVLVGLLFALLTPLWTLMDWLVLPGWPTHLMAVRVLSLGGLTACVWLAFNGHQRITRIYVLSGLVFILPASFYAYMLLTLSGAGHYVVLGYGFIPFLLVATLSIFPFTLLESALVGGALIALQILASVSSGTWMTAKGLQDLWLLSALLAVALTANYFHLGLLLRLYRQATHDTLTGLLNRGAVSRQLGQGPVQEKLHVLMVDLDHFKQINDTHGHSVGDDVLTRTASLFKAHLGPHDLAARYGGEEFVLILAGRSDEQALRFADWLLRQVQEQTFYNHDRESFQITASMGLAVCQPGQVIEEALVQADQRLYDAKRAGRNQVVTKD; this is encoded by the coding sequence ATGGGAACTGTTCTGGAAGGTTGGAAAAACTTGCAAGCGATCAGTATCAGCTCGGTGCGCGACACACTGAGCGGGAAATACCATTCTCGTGACTTCATTCATGCCCGAATGGAATATTTACGCAGCCGTGTCGTATTAGTTGGCTTGCTATTTGCCTTGCTGACTCCCCTTTGGACTTTGATGGATTGGCTGGTTTTGCCCGGCTGGCCTACACATTTAATGGCGGTGCGTGTGTTAAGCCTGGGGGGACTGACCGCGTGTGTATGGCTAGCGTTTAATGGCCATCAGCGCATTACCCGTATTTATGTGTTGAGTGGCCTGGTCTTTATTTTGCCAGCCTCTTTTTACGCGTATATGCTGCTGACGCTCTCGGGGGCTGGGCATTACGTGGTTCTGGGTTACGGCTTTATCCCTTTCCTGTTGGTCGCGACCTTAAGTATTTTTCCCTTTACCTTGCTGGAATCTGCGTTGGTAGGGGGCGCGTTGATTGCCTTGCAGATTTTGGCCAGCGTCAGCTCGGGAACCTGGATGACCGCGAAAGGTTTGCAGGATCTTTGGCTGTTGAGTGCCTTGCTGGCTGTTGCCTTGACCGCCAATTATTTTCATCTGGGGCTTTTGTTGCGTTTATATCGACAAGCTACCCACGATACCTTGACCGGCTTGCTGAACCGGGGCGCGGTCAGTCGTCAGTTGGGGCAGGGGCCAGTCCAGGAAAAACTGCATGTGTTGATGGTGGATCTGGATCATTTCAAGCAGATCAACGATACCCACGGCCATTCGGTAGGGGATGATGTCTTGACGCGTACCGCGTCTTTATTCAAGGCGCATCTGGGACCCCATGACTTGGCGGCTCGTTATGGTGGCGAGGAGTTCGTGTTGATTCTGGCCGGGCGTAGTGATGAGCAGGCTTTGCGCTTTGCGGATTGGCTCTTGCGTCAGGTGCAGGAACAAACCTTTTACAACCATGACCGCGAGTCTTTCCAGATTACGGCCAGTATGGGCTTGGCGGTGTGCCAACCCGGTCAGGTCATTGAAGAGGCGCTGGTTCAGGCTGACCAGCGCTTGTATGACGCCAAGCGCGCTGGTCGCAATCAGGTGGTGACGAAGGATTAG